Proteins encoded within one genomic window of Dehalococcoidia bacterium:
- a CDS encoding FAD-dependent oxidoreductase — MVNHRTVFVWRGTGSISRGADTIYEAFKVEVERQGLTNAEVEFTGCDDFCTEAPNVLVEPDGILYTHVETEDVAEIVSSHLRDDKPVERLFYRDPVTGQAVPLYSDINFYKKQQRIILQNIVHINPEKIDHYIANGGYQALEKALVKMTPEEVIEEIKRSGLRGRGGAGFPTGRKWEGCRRAVGTPKYVICNGDEGDPGAFMDRSILEADPHAVIEGLTIAGYAVGTSKGYIYVRAEYPLAVERLRIAIFQAIQHGFLGKNIFGSDFSFDIEIREGAGAFVCGESTALMRSIEGKRGMPRQTPPRSVEKGLDGKPTVLNNVKTFAYVPQIISKGADWFSSLGTEKNEGTAVFALTGKIAISGLVEVPMGTSIASIIFDIGGGIPRGKQFKAVQTGGPSGGCIPTQFMDVPVEFDSLAKLGSIMGSGGMVVMDNSTCMVEIARYFLSFTQAESCGKCIPCRLGTKQMLEILTRITQGKGRDEDIDTLITIAKVVQECSLCGLGQSCPNPVLTTLKYFLGEYETHIKEKKCPGAVCDALMISPCQHTCPAGINIPKYVAHIAAGEYLDAIETIRERNPFPSICGRICHHPCEGRCRRGELDESVAIRPLKRFAADWYFDHAGELPPPEPFPQTQSQRVAVVGAGPTGLSCAYFLAQAGYPVTVFEALPLGGGMLSVAVPAFRLPGEVIQREIDYIAKKGVEIKYNTPINTNYTIDHLKREGFDAVFIAAGAQRSQRVGIPGEVEGIEGLYYGLQFLRDVKIGRPINIGRRVAVIGAGNVALDVCLTVVRLGAEEVNAYEMMAREQVLVTDADYEEAVAEGIKVNFLTSPVRMVSDNWRVTGLQCIRRRLGEMDESGRRRSVPIYGSEFFVEADTVIVSIGQAPDLSFLPADSALERTRWERLAVDSNTLSTNVPGVFAGGDFVFGPGFIIDAVAAGRRVAIAIDKYLRDDTSRVEMYDLRQRGNGEKGGQEGEESWEIQPRLEMPKLLAQERKTTFEEIERGFSEEVARQEARRCLRCDLET; from the coding sequence ATGGTGAATCACCGCACCGTCTTCGTTTGGCGAGGGACAGGGAGTATCTCCAGAGGAGCTGATACCATCTACGAGGCATTCAAGGTCGAGGTAGAGAGGCAAGGGCTAACAAACGCAGAGGTGGAGTTCACCGGCTGTGATGATTTCTGTACCGAGGCGCCTAATGTGCTCGTTGAGCCCGACGGCATCTTATATACCCATGTTGAAACTGAGGACGTCGCGGAGATTGTGAGTTCCCATCTTCGCGATGACAAGCCGGTTGAGCGTCTTTTCTACCGTGACCCCGTGACTGGGCAAGCCGTACCTCTCTATTCAGACATAAACTTCTACAAGAAACAGCAGCGCATTATCCTGCAAAACATTGTACACATAAACCCTGAGAAAATCGATCACTATATTGCCAATGGCGGTTACCAAGCCTTAGAGAAGGCTCTTGTTAAGATGACGCCTGAGGAGGTCATCGAGGAGATCAAGAGGTCCGGCCTAAGGGGCCGTGGTGGTGCAGGGTTTCCCACCGGACGCAAGTGGGAGGGATGTCGCCGAGCCGTGGGCACGCCCAAGTATGTCATCTGTAACGGTGATGAAGGTGACCCGGGTGCATTTATGGACCGTTCCATCCTTGAGGCCGATCCTCATGCAGTTATCGAAGGGTTAACTATTGCCGGGTACGCTGTGGGAACCAGCAAGGGCTACATATATGTCCGTGCCGAATACCCCCTGGCGGTTGAGCGGCTCAGGATAGCGATCTTCCAAGCGATACAGCATGGCTTTCTGGGCAAGAATATTTTCGGCTCGGACTTCAGCTTCGATATTGAGATTCGCGAAGGGGCAGGGGCCTTCGTCTGTGGGGAGTCCACGGCACTGATGCGCTCTATTGAGGGCAAACGAGGTATGCCACGACAGACACCACCTCGCTCGGTGGAAAAGGGGCTGGATGGCAAACCAACCGTGCTGAACAATGTCAAGACCTTCGCCTATGTCCCGCAGATCATAAGCAAGGGAGCTGACTGGTTCAGCAGCCTGGGCACGGAGAAGAATGAGGGAACAGCCGTGTTCGCCCTCACCGGGAAGATTGCCATTAGCGGATTGGTCGAGGTGCCTATGGGCACCTCCATTGCCTCTATCATCTTCGATATTGGAGGCGGTATCCCCCGGGGTAAGCAGTTTAAGGCGGTACAGACAGGCGGCCCTTCGGGTGGATGCATTCCAACCCAGTTTATGGATGTCCCTGTGGAGTTCGATTCCCTGGCCAAACTCGGCTCTATCATGGGTTCAGGCGGAATGGTGGTGATGGACAATAGCACCTGTATGGTAGAAATAGCTAGATATTTCCTCAGTTTCACCCAAGCAGAGTCCTGCGGGAAATGTATCCCTTGCCGTTTAGGGACCAAGCAAATGCTGGAGATCCTGACCAGGATCACCCAGGGAAAGGGACGTGATGAAGACATCGACACTTTGATCACTATCGCCAAGGTTGTCCAGGAATGCTCGCTCTGTGGCCTTGGCCAGAGCTGCCCCAACCCTGTGCTTACCACTCTCAAATACTTCCTCGGTGAGTATGAGACCCACATAAAGGAGAAGAAATGCCCAGGTGCAGTCTGCGATGCTTTGATGATATCCCCCTGCCAGCATACATGTCCGGCGGGGATCAACATACCCAAATATGTGGCTCACATCGCCGCGGGCGAATATTTGGATGCTATTGAAACAATCAGGGAGCGGAACCCCTTTCCCTCGATCTGTGGCCGCATCTGCCATCATCCCTGTGAGGGGCGCTGCCGCCGCGGGGAACTCGACGAGTCAGTAGCTATAAGACCACTCAAGCGCTTCGCCGCCGACTGGTATTTCGACCACGCGGGTGAATTGCCCCCACCGGAACCCTTCCCCCAAACCCAGAGCCAGAGAGTAGCTGTGGTCGGAGCAGGGCCCACCGGGCTGAGTTGCGCTTACTTTCTGGCTCAGGCAGGTTATCCAGTTACAGTCTTTGAGGCGCTGCCATTAGGTGGAGGGATGCTCTCCGTCGCCGTCCCAGCATTCCGATTGCCAGGAGAGGTTATCCAGAGGGAAATCGATTATATCGCCAAAAAGGGAGTGGAAATAAAATACAACACCCCGATCAATACCAACTACACCATCGATCATCTGAAGAGAGAAGGGTTCGATGCAGTGTTTATCGCCGCTGGGGCTCAGAGAAGCCAGCGTGTAGGTATACCCGGCGAAGTTGAAGGCATAGAGGGACTCTACTATGGTCTTCAGTTCCTGCGCGATGTGAAGATCGGACGGCCGATCAATATTGGACGAAGAGTGGCCGTTATCGGTGCTGGCAATGTGGCACTAGATGTTTGCCTTACCGTTGTTCGCCTTGGAGCCGAAGAAGTAAACGCCTATGAAATGATGGCACGGGAACAGGTGCTTGTCACCGATGCCGACTACGAGGAAGCCGTGGCTGAGGGCATTAAAGTCAATTTCTTAACTAGCCCCGTCCGGATGGTCAGCGATAATTGGAGGGTAACCGGACTTCAATGTATCAGGAGGAGGTTGGGTGAGATGGACGAGAGCGGACGGCGACGCTCTGTCCCGATTTACGGTTCCGAGTTCTTCGTTGAGGCAGACACAGTTATTGTTTCCATAGGTCAAGCCCCTGACCTGTCGTTTCTACCCGCCGATAGTGCTCTAGAGCGCACTCGATGGGAGAGGCTAGCTGTCGATAGCAATACTCTGTCGACCAATGTTCCCGGTGTCTTTGCTGGAGGGGACTTTGTCTTCGGGCCAGGTTTCATCATAGACGCCGTCGCTGCCGGGAGGAGAGTGGCCATTGCAATAGACAAGTATCTTAGGGACGATACCTCACGTGTGGAAATGTACGATCTAAGGCAGAGGGGCAACGGAGAAAAAGGCGGCCAAGAGGGCGAGGAATCCTGGGAAATCCAGCCCAGGTTAGAGATGCCGAAGCTTCTTGCTCAGGAAAGAAAAACTACCTTTGAAGAGATCGAGCGAGGCTTCTCCGAGGAGGTAGCCAGGCAAGAAGCCAGGCGTTGCCTGAGGTGCGACCTGGAAACATGA
- the nuoE gene encoding NADH-quinone oxidoreductase subunit NuoE, whose amino-acid sequence MGNLQKMPEPDMTRIVEIIESYRYQGWPLIPLLQDIQQECGYIPPQAIELIARGTGLFPTQVQGVITFYEQLYTTPRGKKIVRVCRGTACHVRGGKTILKLVKHHLGLEEGETSPDFEYTLETVACIGVCALAPNIVVGKDTHGNMNPKKIAQLFANRKGGG is encoded by the coding sequence ATGGGTAATCTTCAGAAAATGCCTGAACCCGACATGACACGGATAGTCGAGATCATAGAGAGCTACCGATATCAGGGGTGGCCCTTAATCCCCTTGCTTCAGGATATCCAGCAGGAATGCGGATATATTCCCCCCCAGGCAATAGAGCTCATAGCCAGAGGTACCGGCCTTTTCCCAACACAGGTGCAGGGGGTGATCACCTTCTATGAACAGCTCTACACTACCCCCCGCGGGAAAAAGATTGTCCGGGTATGCCGAGGCACCGCATGCCATGTACGTGGCGGAAAGACCATACTTAAATTGGTAAAGCATCATCTCGGCCTCGAAGAAGGTGAGACTAGTCCCGATTTTGAATACACCCTGGAGACCGTTGCCTGCATCGGCGTTTGTGCCTTGGCACCCAACATAGTCGTTGGAAAGGACACCCATGGCAACATGAATCCCAAGAAGATAGCTCAACTCTTCGCAAACAGGAAGGGTGGGGGGTAG